One window from the genome of Elaeis guineensis isolate ETL-2024a chromosome 5, EG11, whole genome shotgun sequence encodes:
- the LOC105044766 gene encoding wound-induced protein 1 translates to MMRLLTGASPAETFKFVPLSIEALGSTVLVEGTDPARSVYWVHAWTVSADGIITQVREYFNTSVTVTRVGSGDSSSSTSKVPKTHCLPVWQSRLPDQARKSLPGLVLAI, encoded by the coding sequence ATGATGCGCCTCCTCACCGGCGCCTCTCCCGCGGAGACATTCAAGTTCGTTCCCCTGTCCATCGAGGCCTTGGGCTCGACCGTCCTCGTCGAGGGCACCGACCCCGCCCGCTCCGTCTACTGGGTCCACGCCTGGACCGTCAGCGCGGATGGGATAATCACCCAGGTGAGGGAGTACTTCAACACCTCCGTCACCGTCACCCGCGTCGGCTCCGGCGACTCTTCTTCTTCGACTTCCAAGGTGCCCAAGACTCACTGCCTGCCCGTCTGGCAGAGCAGGCTTCCCGACCAGGCCCGCAAGTCCCTCCCTGGCCTCGTCCTTGCCATCTAA